A single region of the Candidatus Gracilibacteria bacterium genome encodes:
- the carA gene encoding glutamine-hydrolyzing carbamoyl-phosphate synthase small subunit, producing the protein MKKLTLLLEDGTALPGESFGADTETSGEVVFNTGMVGYPESFTDPSYTGQILVLTYPLIGNYGVPGSSKNAHKLEKHFESDRIRISGAVVANYSENFNHWEAKQSLGDWLTSQNIPAITDIDTRTLTQKIRSKGAMLGVLTKHPEQFFDSRGKIILEKFYDPNKENLVAKVSVKRPITYRTHTAQRSALFPSSSPHFPQPKHPKHIILVDCGMKLNILRSFLERDISVTRVPWNYNPWKKDPKAKFDGIFFSNGPGDPARLPEIVETMKEAFRRKIPTFGICLGSQIMGIAAGGTTFKLKFGHRSQNQPCIDLETKRCYITSQNHGYAVDPKSMNKDWKVWLQNANDQTVEGIKHKSLPFSSVQFHPESTPGPTDTIGLFDQFIAQL; encoded by the coding sequence ATGAAAAAACTCACTCTCCTCCTCGAAGATGGCACCGCTCTCCCCGGCGAATCATTTGGGGCGGACACCGAAACCTCAGGCGAAGTCGTATTTAACACCGGCATGGTGGGCTATCCCGAAAGTTTCACAGACCCCTCCTACACCGGTCAAATCTTAGTCCTCACTTACCCGCTCATCGGCAATTATGGCGTGCCTGGCTCGTCAAAAAACGCTCACAAGCTCGAGAAACACTTCGAAAGCGACCGCATTCGCATCTCCGGAGCTGTAGTCGCAAACTATTCGGAAAATTTCAATCATTGGGAAGCAAAACAATCGCTCGGAGACTGGCTCACATCGCAAAACATTCCCGCCATCACCGATATCGACACCCGCACTCTCACGCAAAAAATTCGCAGCAAAGGCGCCATGCTCGGCGTCCTCACCAAGCACCCGGAACAATTCTTCGATTCTCGTGGAAAAATAATTCTCGAAAAATTCTACGACCCAAACAAAGAAAATCTCGTGGCAAAAGTCAGCGTAAAACGCCCGATCACTTACCGCACGCACACAGCGCAGCGAAGTGCGCTCTTCCCTTCTTCTTCCCCTCATTTTCCACAACCAAAGCATCCCAAACACATCATTCTCGTGGATTGCGGAATGAAACTCAATATTTTACGAAGTTTTCTCGAGCGTGACATCAGCGTCACGCGCGTACCGTGGAACTACAACCCCTGGAAAAAGGATCCCAAAGCCAAATTTGATGGCATCTTTTTCTCCAACGGCCCCGGCGATCCGGCACGCCTTCCCGAAATCGTTGAAACCATGAAAGAAGCCTTCCGACGAAAAATCCCCACGTTCGGCATCTGTCTAGGCTCACAAATCATGGGCATTGCCGCAGGAGGAACCACCTTCAAACTCAAATTCGGTCACCGCTCACAAAATCAACCCTGCATCGATCTTGAAACCAAACGTTGTTACATCACCTCCCAAAATCATGGCTACGCCGTGGACCCAAAATCCATGAACAAAGACTGGAAAGTCTGGCTCCAGAACGCCAACGACCAAACCGTGGAAGGCATCAAACACAAATCTCTTCCCTTCTCCTCCGTTCAATTTCATCCCGAATCCACTCCCGGACCCACCGACACCATCGGCTTATTCGACCAATTCATCGCCCAATTATAA
- a CDS encoding GIY-YIG nuclease family protein: protein MRKTYWVYILRCSDNSFYTGVTNHLDRRMNEHFESDDLNGYTCTRKPLTLVYYEEFGDIKEAIIREKQIKKWRREKKQALIDENFKKLKNLSKNYSQFFKNE from the coding sequence ATGAGAAAAACATACTGGGTTTATATTTTGAGATGTTCGGATAATTCTTTTTATACTGGAGTTACGAATCATTTGGATCGTCGCATGAATGAGCATTTTGAAAGTGATGATTTGAATGGATACACTTGCACTAGGAAGCCCTTAACATTGGTTTATTATGAGGAATTTGGGGATATTAAAGAGGCCATTATTCGTGAAAAACAAATCAAGAAATGGCGACGTGAAAAGAAACAAGCTTTGATTGATGAGAATTTTAAAAAGTTAAAAAATTTATCGAAAAATTATTCTCAATTTTTTAAGAACGAATAA
- the zupT gene encoding zinc transporter ZupT has product MNETFKNLLIAFSLTLFAGLSTGLGSLIAIFAKRTNTKFLSVALGFSAGVMIYVSFMEILPTSRLCFAEEVNETLGGWVSLLAFFIGIFIVAIIDKILPAFENPHEIHKIEEMEDKNLAKKYRRLFKMGILTAMIIAIHNFPEGIATFFSALKDIKLGIIIALAIAIHNIPEGIAISIPIFYATGSRKKAFLYSLLSGMAEPIGGLLGYFILSSIFGGIAFGITFGAVAGIMVFISLDQLLPTAQKYGEHHLAMYGLIGGMATMAMSLLLLQ; this is encoded by the coding sequence ATGAACGAAACATTCAAAAATCTGTTAATCGCATTTAGCCTCACTCTTTTTGCAGGATTATCCACCGGACTGGGAAGCCTCATTGCAATCTTTGCAAAACGAACCAATACAAAATTTCTTTCCGTAGCGCTCGGATTTTCCGCGGGAGTGATGATCTACGTCTCTTTTATGGAAATTCTACCCACCTCAAGACTTTGCTTTGCAGAGGAAGTCAATGAAACCCTTGGGGGGTGGGTCAGCTTATTGGCCTTTTTCATAGGAATATTTATCGTTGCCATAATAGATAAAATTTTACCTGCATTTGAAAACCCGCATGAAATACACAAAATAGAAGAGATGGAGGACAAAAATTTAGCTAAAAAATACCGAAGACTTTTCAAGATGGGAATTTTGACGGCCATGATTATAGCCATTCATAATTTCCCCGAAGGAATCGCTACTTTTTTCAGCGCATTAAAAGACATAAAACTGGGCATCATCATCGCTTTGGCTATCGCCATTCATAACATTCCGGAAGGTATCGCGATTTCCATTCCTATTTTTTACGCAACCGGCAGCCGCAAAAAGGCATTTTTATATTCTTTATTATCCGGGATGGCGGAACCCATAGGCGGACTCCTGGGTTACTTTATTCTCTCTTCCATTTTCGGGGGGATAGCCTTTGGGATCACCTTTGGAGCCGTTGCCGGAATCATGGTTTTTATCTCACTCGACCAACTTTTACCCACCGCACAAAAATACGGAGAACACCATCTTGCGATGTACGGGCTCATCGGAGGAATGGCAACCATGGCCATGAGTTTATTATTGCTCCAGTAA
- a CDS encoding exonuclease domain-containing protein, with translation MFIALDTETTGLDPKNDRLIEIAALKIDENGTVLDTFHTLINPGIALSEFIKNLTGIQDEDLRTAPAIESVKNDLIAFIGDAPILGHSVQFDIDFFVANGIPVSGAVFDTLHLSQTLLPHEASYSLEILSEKYKLLHESKHRALDDVKATIALFQFLKEKITKIPETMIPQMQAILEKSGWAWREIFKENFGKNPSNETHTDSAQKTIPPDDQKRLTPTHLALKDLLREKLEQNQSAIIEAPFYNPIDLVIAAAEAVESTGEKVLIATDALNQIDPDARVSHLHAPGKYLCTTALKTLLEKPQFTDAETRTLLKIILWQDQIHEGAKHEITLCDDEENVWLELSAYSHLLPNPCTDPDCFYARALEKAHRAPVLLISPDLLLENVIEQERLIPQRNALIFDKIENFELATLDLFTRYFHSEKFLRLADKTQNEALKNRLMILFGLIGILFEKYAAHNDYTPKLILSNELTGAKEWQDLESNLQNLEELLSEPHQTPSVPLILLRLNFEKLKKALSLKPTMLTWIQLKEDGSPMIRSCPTQITELVQQKIWSRYKTQLFVSGFATIQGSFSLMKTNNALSPDLEEIQLPPASSGKLTFPQLHLYPELPTPNSPKNLSASLSTIKNIFLGKIGEPGAIFILANSNQATEQFHDGMAGFCKSQGRILLGQNVTGGIGKIIQRFEHEAEKCVLIGTERLFQAALKSEKSTAIKTFLLLRLPFYPASHPLHEKMAAQLQNSFMGYSLPRAMILFKKHLYRLLEHTSVEDIHILDPRFEHYDRKFLMALPKGVKL, from the coding sequence ATGTTCATCGCCCTCGACACCGAAACCACCGGCTTGGATCCCAAAAACGATCGCCTCATCGAAATCGCAGCTCTTAAAATCGACGAAAACGGAACCGTGCTCGACACGTTTCACACGTTGATCAACCCCGGCATCGCGCTTTCGGAATTCATCAAAAACCTCACCGGCATCCAAGACGAAGATCTCCGCACCGCCCCTGCGATCGAATCCGTAAAAAACGACCTCATCGCCTTTATCGGCGATGCGCCCATCCTCGGCCATTCGGTTCAATTCGACATCGATTTTTTTGTCGCCAACGGAATTCCGGTCTCAGGCGCCGTGTTCGACACCCTTCATTTGTCGCAAACGCTCCTGCCTCACGAGGCTTCCTACAGCCTGGAAATTTTAAGCGAAAAATACAAACTTCTTCACGAAAGCAAACACCGCGCCCTGGACGACGTGAAAGCCACCATCGCGTTATTTCAATTTTTAAAAGAAAAAATTACAAAAATTCCGGAAACGATGATTCCGCAGATGCAAGCCATTTTAGAGAAAAGTGGATGGGCTTGGCGAGAAATATTTAAAGAAAATTTCGGAAAAAATCCAAGCAACGAAACGCACACTGACTCGGCCCAAAAAACAATTCCTCCCGATGATCAAAAACGGCTCACTCCGACCCATCTCGCGCTTAAAGATTTACTGCGTGAAAAACTCGAACAAAACCAAAGCGCCATCATCGAAGCTCCTTTTTACAATCCCATCGACCTCGTCATTGCCGCGGCCGAAGCCGTGGAATCCACAGGCGAAAAAGTTCTCATCGCCACCGACGCCCTCAATCAAATCGACCCCGACGCCCGCGTCTCGCACCTTCACGCCCCGGGAAAATATCTCTGTACCACGGCTCTTAAAACCTTACTCGAAAAACCGCAATTCACGGACGCCGAAACCCGCACCCTTCTCAAAATCATCCTCTGGCAAGACCAAATCCACGAAGGCGCCAAACACGAAATCACACTTTGCGATGACGAAGAAAACGTATGGCTCGAACTTTCGGCTTACAGCCATCTTCTCCCCAATCCTTGCACAGATCCCGATTGTTTTTATGCCCGCGCTCTTGAAAAAGCGCACCGTGCCCCGGTTCTTCTCATTTCCCCGGATCTCCTCCTTGAAAACGTGATCGAACAAGAACGTCTCATCCCCCAACGCAACGCCCTCATTTTTGATAAAATTGAAAATTTCGAACTCGCAACGCTCGATCTTTTCACGCGCTATTTTCACTCTGAAAAATTCCTGAGACTCGCGGATAAAACCCAAAACGAAGCCCTCAAAAATCGCCTCATGATTCTCTTCGGACTCATTGGAATTTTATTTGAAAAATACGCAGCCCATAACGACTACACGCCCAAGCTCATCCTCAGCAACGAACTCACGGGCGCGAAAGAATGGCAAGATTTGGAAAGCAATTTGCAAAATCTTGAGGAACTTTTAAGTGAGCCCCATCAAACCCCCTCGGTCCCGCTCATTCTACTGCGACTTAATTTTGAAAAACTTAAAAAAGCACTCTCTTTAAAACCCACCATGCTCACATGGATTCAACTCAAAGAAGACGGCTCACCCATGATCCGATCCTGCCCCACTCAAATCACAGAATTGGTTCAACAAAAAATATGGAGCCGATACAAAACTCAACTTTTTGTCAGCGGATTCGCCACGATTCAAGGCTCTTTTTCCTTGATGAAAACCAACAACGCGCTTTCTCCGGATTTGGAGGAAATCCAACTCCCGCCCGCGTCTTCCGGAAAACTCACATTCCCTCAACTCCATCTCTATCCTGAACTCCCAACCCCCAATTCTCCCAAAAATTTAAGCGCCTCATTGAGCACGATCAAAAACATTTTCCTGGGAAAAATTGGTGAACCCGGCGCGATTTTCATCCTCGCCAATTCCAACCAAGCCACCGAACAATTTCACGACGGCATGGCCGGATTTTGCAAATCGCAAGGCCGCATTTTACTCGGGCAAAACGTCACCGGCGGCATCGGAAAAATCATTCAACGCTTTGAACACGAAGCTGAAAAATGCGTACTCATCGGCACCGAACGTCTCTTCCAAGCCGCACTCAAAAGCGAAAAAAGCACAGCCATTAAAACCTTCCTTTTATTACGTTTGCCGTTTTATCCCGCGTCTCACCCCTTGCACGAAAAAATGGCGGCTCAACTTCAAAACAGCTTCATGGGATACAGCCTGCCGCGCGCCATGATCCTCTTCAAAAAACATCTCTACCGCCTCCTCGAACACACGTCGGTCGAAGACATCCACATCCTGGACCCGCGCTTCGAACACTATGACCGCAAATTTCTCATGGCCTTGCCCAAAGGGGTGAAGCTTTAA
- a CDS encoding type II toxin-antitoxin system RelB/DinJ family antitoxin, whose product MAKAVQIRIDDQLKKDADFILEDIGLDMPTAIRLFLKKLVLLKSIPFELKSEKTINGFTPDFEEEILKASSQKDQIGPFKTAKEAIKALKRLTKKTKA is encoded by the coding sequence ATGGCAAAAGCTGTACAAATTAGAATAGACGATCAACTCAAAAAAGACGCTGATTTTATTTTGGAAGACATTGGGCTGGATATGCCCACCGCAATCCGTTTATTTTTAAAAAAACTGGTTTTACTAAAATCAATTCCCTTCGAACTCAAAAGCGAAAAAACTATCAACGGATTTACTCCTGACTTCGAAGAAGAAATTCTAAAAGCTTCTTCTCAAAAAGACCAAATCGGCCCTTTTAAAACCGCAAAAGAAGCCATCAAAGCCCTTAAACGCTTAACAAAAAAAACAAAAGCATAA
- the uvrB gene encoding excinuclease ABC subunit UvrB codes for MIHQSKHVVRDRDDVEIAFDTFCPELLYAASINPNTGQSEIKRITAYQRHLSPAYLYEVETRCGRKVQVTGDHNFWVLRKGQLVLTRTEALTKNDCIPLPRCLESLAPQKDLKTIDLLRYLEREDLFVEAQQDLKEMVLAVGENAARRNLHGALLRPRAEKFSAVNSGRERLSAAAYSRFMGGRNGHGVLGSLHSPTSFLLDLPVTSDFLKLLGLFIAEGCTTSRSVCLSVREEELVRQISGILDRMKFSYGRRKTDGDFYVNDKTFAVFFRTIAGHGAFKKQLPDFWTELSLEQLGLLLNMYFTGDGWVDKNDVKCTTASEKLASQLLYALNRFGIWGRLKKRWQRATNSTNPGNWYYQITISGQSSLKCFSENIGFSLGRKTCKLERLLKRVSCENTNVDLAPGAGVFLKRLREKYSLFQRQMACYAGLGRAAIGMIEQGKRQISQQALRRFLEQWPHGESEDILSLKLLTKSYWTPVEFSKKYLSKEKYVYDFSVEDNETFLAGFGGMYVHNTMTIAKVIAEVQRPTIVIAHNKTLAAQLCSEFREFFPNNSVHYFVSYYDYYQPEAYNPHTDTYIEKDAAINEEIDKFRHAATMHLLTRRDVIIVASVSCIYGLGSPSEYLDLSIEIKAGDSIPRDRLLRRLTDLLYTRAAMDFKPGMFHVLGDTVEILPPGQDFAYRLEFFGDEIERISEVDAFTGELQHEMESIRLFPAKHAITTKERIEKSVQQIRADLEVRVEELQKSGRMIEAQRLRTKTEYDLEILIETGYCPGVENYTRYLNDLKPGQPSATLLDYFPDDFLMVIDESHMTVPQIGAMYNGNFSRKQTLVEYGFRLPSAHDNRPLKFEEFENYMKQVIFVSATPSKYEYEHTPKESIAEQVIRPTGLLDPEIEVRPTEGQVPDLLEEIKKRTVQKERTLVTTLTKRASETLTDFLTEKGIAVRYLHSDVDTLERVEILRDFRLGKFDVLVGINLLREGLDLPEVSLIGILDADKQGFLRSATALIQTIGRAARNVNGRVIMYGDKITDAMKQAIDETDRRRTIQREYNTKHGITPETIVKAVKDLMLHRQDAAKKQVRHYDKRKIPKSEISRLVESLEAEMDLASQNMEFEKAAELRDEIESLREGL; via the coding sequence ATGATTCATCAATCCAAACATGTTGTTCGAGATCGAGATGATGTTGAAATTGCTTTTGATACTTTTTGTCCGGAACTCCTTTATGCAGCTAGCATCAATCCAAATACCGGACAGTCTGAAATTAAGCGTATCACCGCTTATCAACGTCATCTTTCACCTGCTTATTTGTATGAAGTTGAAACTCGATGCGGGAGAAAAGTTCAAGTAACAGGAGATCATAATTTTTGGGTTTTGCGTAAGGGGCAATTGGTGTTAACTCGCACCGAAGCGCTTACGAAAAATGATTGTATTCCTTTGCCTCGTTGCCTGGAGTCTTTGGCTCCTCAAAAAGATTTAAAAACAATAGATTTGTTGCGTTATTTGGAACGTGAGGATCTTTTTGTGGAAGCGCAACAAGATTTAAAAGAAATGGTTTTGGCAGTTGGGGAAAATGCCGCGAGAAGAAATTTACATGGAGCTTTGTTGCGTCCGCGAGCTGAGAAATTTAGCGCTGTGAATTCCGGAAGAGAACGATTGTCTGCGGCCGCATATTCCCGTTTTATGGGAGGGAGGAATGGTCACGGAGTTCTTGGTTCTTTGCATTCGCCCACTTCATTCCTTTTGGATCTTCCCGTTACGTCGGATTTTTTGAAATTGCTTGGTTTATTCATCGCTGAAGGATGCACAACGTCTCGTAGTGTTTGTTTGTCGGTTCGTGAAGAAGAATTGGTTCGGCAAATTTCAGGGATTTTAGATCGAATGAAGTTTTCTTATGGCCGGAGAAAAACAGATGGAGATTTTTATGTGAATGATAAGACTTTCGCTGTATTTTTTAGGACGATTGCCGGTCATGGTGCTTTTAAAAAACAATTGCCGGATTTTTGGACGGAACTTTCGTTGGAACAGTTGGGCTTGTTGTTGAATATGTATTTTACCGGAGACGGATGGGTGGATAAAAATGACGTGAAATGTACGACGGCGAGTGAGAAATTGGCTTCACAACTTTTGTATGCGTTGAATCGATTTGGCATTTGGGGTCGGTTGAAAAAACGTTGGCAACGTGCCACCAATTCAACGAATCCGGGGAATTGGTATTATCAAATCACAATTTCCGGACAGTCTTCGCTTAAATGTTTTTCTGAAAATATTGGATTTTCTTTGGGGCGAAAAACTTGCAAATTGGAGCGTCTTTTAAAGAGGGTTTCTTGCGAGAATACCAATGTGGATTTGGCTCCCGGTGCAGGTGTCTTTTTGAAACGCCTTCGCGAAAAATATAGCTTATTCCAGCGGCAAATGGCTTGTTATGCGGGATTGGGACGTGCTGCAATAGGTATGATTGAGCAAGGGAAACGGCAGATTTCACAACAGGCTTTGAGACGATTTTTAGAACAATGGCCCCATGGGGAATCCGAGGATATTTTGAGCTTAAAACTTTTAACAAAATCGTATTGGACGCCGGTTGAATTTTCTAAAAAATATCTTTCCAAAGAAAAATACGTTTATGATTTTTCAGTGGAAGACAATGAGACTTTTTTGGCCGGATTTGGCGGAATGTATGTGCATAACACCATGACCATCGCGAAAGTCATTGCCGAGGTTCAGCGTCCCACCATCGTGATCGCGCACAATAAAACCCTTGCCGCTCAACTTTGCTCTGAGTTTCGGGAATTTTTTCCGAACAATTCCGTGCATTATTTTGTTTCGTATTACGACTATTATCAGCCTGAGGCGTACAACCCACACACAGATACGTACATTGAAAAAGACGCGGCCATCAATGAGGAAATCGATAAGTTTCGTCATGCGGCAACCATGCATCTTCTCACGCGGCGCGATGTGATTATTGTGGCTTCGGTTTCTTGTATTTACGGCCTCGGTTCTCCGAGCGAATACCTGGATCTCAGTATTGAAATTAAGGCCGGGGACAGCATTCCGCGCGACCGTTTGCTTCGTCGGCTCACGGATTTGTTGTACACGCGCGCGGCTATGGATTTTAAACCCGGCATGTTTCACGTGCTTGGCGATACGGTGGAGATTTTGCCGCCGGGCCAGGATTTTGCGTATCGGTTGGAGTTTTTTGGAGATGAAATTGAGCGAATTTCCGAGGTGGACGCGTTCACCGGGGAGCTTCAACATGAAATGGAATCCATTCGACTTTTTCCGGCCAAACACGCCATCACAACCAAGGAGCGTATTGAGAAATCGGTTCAGCAAATTCGCGCAGACCTTGAGGTTCGCGTGGAGGAATTGCAAAAAAGCGGGCGCATGATTGAGGCGCAACGCCTGCGCACCAAGACCGAATACGATCTCGAAATTTTGATCGAAACCGGGTATTGCCCGGGTGTTGAAAATTACACGCGCTATTTGAATGACCTTAAGCCCGGCCAGCCGTCCGCCACATTACTCGATTATTTTCCGGATGATTTTTTGATGGTGATTGATGAATCGCACATGACGGTTCCCCAAATCGGGGCCATGTACAACGGGAATTTCAGTCGCAAACAGACCTTGGTGGAGTATGGATTTCGTCTCCCGTCTGCGCACGACAATCGACCGCTCAAGTTTGAGGAGTTTGAAAATTATATGAAGCAGGTGATTTTTGTTTCCGCCACGCCGTCCAAATACGAGTACGAGCACACGCCAAAAGAATCGATTGCCGAACAAGTCATTCGTCCGACCGGTTTGTTGGATCCCGAAATTGAAGTGCGTCCGACCGAGGGTCAAGTCCCGGATTTACTCGAGGAAATTAAGAAACGCACGGTTCAAAAAGAACGAACCCTTGTCACGACTTTGACCAAACGGGCCTCAGAAACGCTGACCGATTTTTTGACGGAAAAAGGCATTGCGGTTCGCTATTTGCACTCGGATGTGGATACGCTCGAGCGTGTGGAAATTTTGCGCGATTTTCGATTGGGAAAATTTGATGTGTTGGTGGGAATCAACTTGCTGCGTGAGGGACTCGACTTGCCCGAGGTTTCATTGATTGGAATTTTGGATGCGGATAAACAAGGATTTTTGCGGTCTGCTACGGCGCTCATTCAAACCATTGGTCGTGCAGCGCGCAATGTGAATGGTCGGGTGATCATGTATGGCGATAAAATTACGGATGCCATGAAACAGGCGATTGATGAAACCGACCGTCGTCGTACGATTCAGCGTGAGTACAATACTAAGCATGGCATTACGCCGGAAACGATTGTAAAAGCCGTGAAAGATTTAATGCTTCATCGTCAAGATGCGGCCAAAAAACAGGTTCGTCATTACGACAAACGCAAGATTCCCAAGAGCGAAATCAGCCGACTTGTTGAGTCTTTGGAGGCGGAAATGGATTTGGCGTCGCAGAATATGGAATTTGAAAAAGCCGCGGAATTGAGGGATGAAATTGAGAGTCTGAGAGAGGGGCTTTAG